The Ignicoccus hospitalis KIN4/I genome includes the window CTCTCTTGGACGGGTATCTTTATCTTCCTCCCGCCCACGGCCTTGACCAAGCTCTCCTTCCTTAAGCACGAGAGTAAAGTGAGGACCGAGTACTCTATCATCGACTTGGCGAAGTTGTTGCCTCTATAGCTGTTGAGCACCTTCAGGAGGCCGTTCACGTCCTCAACCATTTTGATTTTCGGTATAACCAACTTAGCGAATGCGACCACGGAGTCCACGAACTCCCCGCTGTAGAGCGGCTCCGCCTCCGCCGGGGCCTCGCCGAAGCCCTTGCACCCCCCGGCCTCGGCCACAGTTATTACCCTCGTCCCCTCCGCCTTTCCAAAGCTCGTCTCGAAATCTATTTTCATCTTCATTTTTATTACCTTCACTCTGAACGTAATCCCTTCCGGCACGGGCCACGAGAGCAAGTCCACCTCGGCTCACCTCGCGAACAACACGTAAGAGTGGCCGTAGGGGACCTTGTAGAAGGTTATGTGCGGCCTTAAGTAGAGCTTGTAGTCCGGGTTGGCCTCCTTGACCTTCTTCGGGAGGACTATCAAGTCGTCCCACTTGTGGTACGCGGCCAGCGCCAAGTAGGGCTTATACTCCTTCAAGACGTCCTTGAAGGCCTCTAAGGCCTCCCTTTCATAGCCTTCTATGTCGCTCTTGATGAAGTAGGCGTTCTTATCCTTCCCCAAGTTGATTAACTCGCGCGCGTCTGTATCCTTCTTAATCAGTTTATTTATTATAATCATCTCGTTGTTTTTCGACCTCAAGAATTCGCGCGCGAGCTCCTCGTTCCTTCGGGCGACCGCAAGCGCCTCTTGAGAGGCGTCCACCGCGAGGAGCTTGGAGTTGGAGGAGTAGAGCGCGTACCAGAGGGCCGTCTCCCCGTAGGCCGCCCCCAAGTCGACGAACGCCGAGTCGTCGAGCGGCGTCACCCCGCACTCCTCGCACTTGTAGCTCTCGCACGCGAATATCTCTTTTAAGAGACTATCGGAGTTCTCGATCTTGAACAAGCCCCTTATGTCGTACAAGGGTAAATACTTGCCCAAGCCGACTTGCCTTATCCCCCTCTTTTCCAAGTCCACCTTAGGTATGTAACAGAAGGTGAAGGCTTTCGAAACGACCGACGGAGCCATGAACTTCAACAAGTCGGCCAAGGCCAGGTAGTTGAGGAGGTTGACGTAGGTCTCCTTGCTCTCGGCCTCGAACAGCTCGCACGCCTCCACGAACTCCCGCGGCGCCTTTATCAGAGCGTAAAGGACGCCGTGGAAGACCGCAGAGTACATGAAGTAGGAGAAGGTCCAAGGGGGGAAGTGGTGCCATTCTAACGTCCTCAAGTACCTATTGAACATCGTCTCTGTTAATGTCCTCCCCCCGAAGAGGGGGCTCAACTTCCTCAACACCTTCAGCGGGAAGCTTATCGATTCACCCCTGATGAAGAACTTTGTAGTCGCCATCCTTAATGCGAAGTCCTCCACCTTTTCCAAGTATTGAATAAACGTGTCCTCGAAGTTTTCGAGCCGATCGCACGCCCCCATGATCCTTCACTTTTGCGCCCTCCCGGCCGCTAAAAATGCGGTAAGGACGTTGAGGCCCATGATAGTGGGTCACCAAGGGGCTAGGTTCGTGGTGAGGGGCAACACCCTCCAAGCCTTCCGGTACGCCTTGGAAAACGGAGCTGACGCAGTGGAGTGCGACGTGTGGCGCTTGAGGGACGGCAGCTTGGCAGTGCACCACGATAGGGAAGTACAAATAGGTAACAAGAAGTACGACATAAAGTCGTTCACCCTCGGCCAGTTGAAGAGGTACTTGCCTTACGTCCCCTCCCTCAAAGAGGTGTTGTCCCTAGTGGTTGAAGGTTACAAGAAGAGGCTCTTCGTGGAGCTGAAGGACCCCAGCCCCCTGGCCGCGGAGGCCTTGGACAAGGCGCTCGAGGGCTGGGAGATGGTGACCGTGATCTCGTTCTACGCCCCGCAGCTCAAGAGGCTCAAGTACCCCAGCAAGGGACTCCTCTTCACCGTCAGGCCGCTCACCTTGAGGGGGCTCGTGGAGGGCCTCGAGCTGGAGTGGGTGGCCCCTAGGAGGGACATGGCCGACCGGGAGCTGGTGGGGGAGGCTAAGGAGTTGGGGTTAAAGGTCCTAACTTGGCTGCACAACAGGCCGAAGGAGGTTAGGGAGGCCCTCGAGCTGGGGGTGGAGGCCTTCGCCACCGACAGGCCGGACTTGGCGAGGGCTTGGCTGGAGAAGGCCCTAAGGGAGGGAGGATGAAGAAGCGGGAGCTTTTGAAGGACTTGGCGAAGCAGAGGTTTTACGCCCTCGTAGACTTGGCGTTCGAGGAGGCCAGGAAGGGGAGGTTAGAAATAGCTTCTTCCTTGGGGAGGCAAGCCTTCGCGGTGGCCAAGAAAGGGGGTTACAAGGTCCCCCGGAAGGTCAAGAGGAGGTTCTGTAGGAGGTGCTTCGCGCCCCTCGTCCCGGGCGTTACGGCGAGCGTTAGGGTGAGGAACAAGGGCAAGCCCACGGTGGTGGTTAGGTGCTTAAATTGCGGCTACGTTAGGAGGTACCCGGGAGAGCTTGAAGGGGCTGAGGGGGGAGCTGAGCCAGACGAGGGAGACCGTCCACATAGGGAAGAAGGGCGTGACGGAGGAGGTGTTAAAGGAGATAAGGAGGCAGTTGAAGGAGAGGGGGTTCGTCAAGGTGAAGATAGAGAAGAGCGTGATCAGGGTGTTGGAGAGGGACAGGAGGGAGGTGGCCAAAGAGGTCGCCGAGAGGCTGGGGGCGGAGCTGTTGGAGGTGAGGGGGAGGACCTTCATATTGATTGATAAGAACGGAATAAGGTTCTCTGAAATAGACAGGTTCAAGAAGAACAGGAGGAAGGGGAAGAGAGGGTGAAGGTCCTACACGTCTCCGACGTCCACTGCGCCGCCGAGAAGCTCAAGGGAGTTCTGAGGCGGGAGGAGTACGACCTAGTGGTCGCCACCGGCGACTTCGAGTGCTTGAGCGTCGTACACGCCTTGGAGGAGGCCAAGGCCCCCGTGTTGGCGGTCACGGGGAACTTGGACGACCCGGAGATAGCTGACCTCCTGGAGGAGCTCGGTTACAGCGTGGAAAACAAGGTGAGGGAGGTCAACGGCAAGCGCTTCGCGGGCCTCTCCGGCCAAGAGCCGAGGACCTCTGCAGAACTCTTAATGAGGTTGGAGTTCGACGTGTTGTTGAGTCATTACCCACCTAAGGGCGTTGTGGACAAGGCTTGGAACGGGGCCCACATAGGCTTGGTGGAGGTGAGGAAGCTCGTGGAGGAGAAGTCGCCGGAGTTCGTGCACTGCGGCCACGTACACGAGGCGAGGGGGTGGGACGCGTTGGGCCAAACCTTGGTGGTCAACCCCGGCCCTCTGAAGTGGGGCTACTACGCGCTGGTAGATTACGAAAACAAGACGGTGGACTTCAAGAGGGCCTAGGCCCTCTTGGCCACCAGTACTATCCTAGGCGAGGAGGGCTCGAAGGGCTTGCCGGACCAGTCGCCGTAGGCCTCTAAGGGCTTCCACCCTCCCTCCCTAGCGAGCTTGGCGAGCTCGTGGAGCGAGTAGAGGCGGAACTGCAAGTTCAAGGTAACTACCTTCTTCAAGCCGTCCTCTCCCCTCTCGTACACCTCTACCTCGCTTTCATCCATGGACTTCCACGGGTCGTAGTGGCTGTTGACTATCATTACCTTGTCTCCGTGCTCCAAGGTCCACTTGTAGCTCCTCTGGAAGCCCCTCGCCCTGAGCACGGAGTCCCTATTCTCTACATCTAACAAAAGCAGCGCGTCGGGCTTGGAGACCCAGGCGAAGTTGCGGAGTATAGCCCTATCCACCTCGTCGCCGTAAAAGCCGAAGCTGGAAAACCAAGAAACTACGGCGTCGAACCTCAAGTCCTTCACTACCTCCGGGAGCCTCCTCAAGTCGCCCACGACGCACCTAGCCTTGTTCTCCACCCCGGCCCGGGCTATCCTCTCGTTGGCCTCCTCCACGAACTTCGGGGATATGTCTATCCCCAAAACCTCGTAGCCGTACTCAGCTAGCCCGACGGTTATCCTCCCGGTTCCGCAGCCCGCGTCTAGTACCAAGCCGCTCCTAACGCCGTGGGACTTCAGCGCCCTAGCTATGAGGGCCACTTGGGAGCTCGTGGAGGCCCAGACGGAGGGGGGCTCCGCTAGGAGGGAGGAGTAAGCGAACCACCTGACCCAAGTCTCCACTGTCCAGTCCAAGGCCTACCTTCCGAGGAGTTTTGTCCCCGACCAGTAAAACCGTTTTCAAAAATTACTTACACCTCAGCACCGATACTGGGAAGTCCAAGTTTATTGCCCTCGCGTCCTTCTTGTCCTCGCCCTCGAACCAGTAGTATAGGGTGCCGCTCACGATCCTCTGTCCAGGCTCCAAGGCGACTATCCTGACCCTTATGGTCTTCGCCTCGCCGGGCTCTATGACCACGCTGGTGGTCGCCAAGCCGGAGCCTCCCTTTACCCCTTGACCCGCGTAGACCACCATTCCGGGGGGCACCATTATGGTTATCTGCGCGTAAACCCTCGGGTTGAACACCGGGTTGACGGCCGTGAGCTCGTATATCGCGCTCTCGTTAACGCACACCTTGGTCTTTATCGGCCTCAGCTGGACCTCTAAGGCCTTGTAAGCTTTAGCCTTCTCCTCCACGCTCATTTGGTGGTGGCCGAAGAAGTAGAAGAAGGAGAAGGCCGCTAACACTAGCAAGGCCAGGCCCAGCAGCAAGACCGGTACGGTGAGGCCTCTCCTAGCGCTCAACTCTCCTTATCCCGAATATTCCCTCCTATGAAAACTTAATAAGCTCAAACCCTATACTCCTTAGCTAAGGAGTAGCAACCCTCCCCGTGCCTTATTATGCCCTTCTTCACCAAGCTGTCGAGCACTAGCGTGGGCCTCTTTATTCCCTTCCTCCTGAGCTCTTGAAGGGCTATTATCTCGCCCACAGACTTGAAGGCGACGAAGTACTCCACCACGACCTTTTCCTCTTCAGTGAGCTCGTGCCAAGGTATCTCCTTGGGCACGGCGTTCCCTTCATAGCCTCTCCCGGGGAGATATTAGTGCCCCGCCGCGGGTCAGCCCCGCCGAGTCGGGAATCCCCTCCGATGAGGCGGGGAGTTACCGGCGGGGCACACGCTTCGGCGCCGGTGATCTGAGGACCTCACCGATCGGAGATGCCGACCGTCCTCATCAA containing:
- a CDS encoding YhbY family RNA-binding protein; the protein is MKGLRGELSQTRETVHIGKKGVTEEVLKEIRRQLKERGFVKVKIEKSVIRVLERDRREVAKEVAERLGAELLEVRGRTFILIDKNGIRFSEIDRFKKNRRKGKRG
- a CDS encoding glycerophosphodiester phosphodiesterase, with the protein product MIVGHQGARFVVRGNTLQAFRYALENGADAVECDVWRLRDGSLAVHHDREVQIGNKKYDIKSFTLGQLKRYLPYVPSLKEVLSLVVEGYKKRLFVELKDPSPLAAEALDKALEGWEMVTVISFYAPQLKRLKYPSKGLLFTVRPLTLRGLVEGLELEWVAPRRDMADRELVGEAKELGLKVLTWLHNRPKEVREALELGVEAFATDRPDLARAWLEKALREGG
- a CDS encoding class I SAM-dependent methyltransferase gives rise to the protein MDWTVETWVRWFAYSSLLAEPPSVWASTSSQVALIARALKSHGVRSGLVLDAGCGTGRITVGLAEYGYEVLGIDISPKFVEEANERIARAGVENKARCVVGDLRRLPEVVKDLRFDAVVSWFSSFGFYGDEVDRAILRNFAWVSKPDALLLLDVENRDSVLRARGFQRSYKWTLEHGDKVMIVNSHYDPWKSMDESEVEVYERGEDGLKKVVTLNLQFRLYSLHELAKLAREGGWKPLEAYGDWSGKPFEPSSPRIVLVAKRA
- a CDS encoding metallophosphoesterase family protein codes for the protein MKVLHVSDVHCAAEKLKGVLRREEYDLVVATGDFECLSVVHALEEAKAPVLAVTGNLDDPEIADLLEELGYSVENKVREVNGKRFAGLSGQEPRTSAELLMRLEFDVLLSHYPPKGVVDKAWNGAHIGLVEVRKLVEEKSPEFVHCGHVHEARGWDALGQTLVVNPGPLKWGYYALVDYENKTVDFKRA
- a CDS encoding PolB1-binding protein PBP2 family protein, which translates into the protein MPKEIPWHELTEEEKVVVEYFVAFKSVGEIIALQELRRKGIKRPTLVLDSLVKKGIIRHGEGCYSLAKEYRV